A window from Cryptomeria japonica chromosome 1, Sugi_1.0, whole genome shotgun sequence encodes these proteins:
- the LOC131048657 gene encoding mogroside IE synthase-like gives MPQNVIIPGLPELKLSDLPSAFMDTNGFLNYYLRQLESVKDASWVLINTFYELKPETINSLKSTSLPFLPIDPSIPSAFLEGGNPEDRQVGANPWKATDCMKWLNRKPPLSVLYISFGSIAVISPEQIKELAVGIHQSGQYFLWVVRAPPGHGHIGELLPTGFLEDTMERGLVVEWCCQVEVLSHPSVGVFMSHCGWNSTLDGLSLGVPVLTLEIWTDQPTNAKCLADVWKTGLRMRKREDGIVTRDEIQRCLRITFESEQGKQLKTNALRWKELATSACSEGGSSDINLKQFIQEIIARDIQ, from the coding sequence ATGCCTCAAAACGTCATCATCCCTGGCCTACCTGAGCTGAAATTGTCCGATTTACCTTCGGCATTCATGGATACAAATGGCTTCCTAAACTATTATCTTCGCCAGTTGGAGAGCGTGAAGGATGCCTCGTGGGTACTTATCAATACATTCTATGAGCTGAAGCCTGAGACCATCAATTCCCTAAAATCAACCTCTCTTCCTTTCCTCCCAATCGACCCTTCCATACCCTCGGCTTTTCTTGAGGGGGGAAATCCAGAGGATAGGCAGGTGGGCGCCAATCCTTGGAAAGCCACCGACTGTATGAAATGGCTGAACAGGAAGCCCCCGCTTTCGGTCTTATACATTTCATTCGGCAGCATAGCTGTCATAAGCCCAGAGCAAATCAAAGAACTGGCTGTGGGTATCCACCAAAGTGGCCAATACTTCCTGTGGGTCGTCCGAGCCCCTCCAGGACACGGTCACATTGGTGAACTTCTGCCCACTGGGttcttggaggacaccatggaaagAGGCTTAGTGGTGGAATGGTGTTGTCAAGTGGAAGTTCTTTCTCATCCCTCTGTGGGGGTGTTTATGAGCCACTGCGGTTGGAATTCTACCTTGGATGGGTTGAGCTTGGGAGTTCCTGTGCTCACTTTGGAGATTTGGACAGATCAGCCCACCAACGCTAAATGTTTGGCGGATGTTTGGAAAACAGGTTTGAGAATGAGAAAGAGAGAAGATGGGATTGTGACAAGGGACGAGATTCAGAGATGCCTAAGAATTACATTTGAAAGCGAACAAGGAAAGCAACTGAAAACCAATGCTCTCCGGTGGAAGGAATTAGCAACAAGTGCTTGCAGTGAAGGTGGCTCCTCTGACATCAATCTCAAGCAGTTTATCCAGGAGATCATTGCCAGAGACATACagtag